One segment of Trichlorobacter ammonificans DNA contains the following:
- the infA gene encoding translation initiation factor IF-1, with translation MSKEEAIEVEGTVIEPLPNAMFRVKLENDHVVLAHISGKMRKYFIKILPGDKVTVELSPYDLSRGRITYRAK, from the coding sequence ATGAGCAAAGAAGAAGCGATCGAAGTTGAAGGCACGGTGATCGAACCGCTGCCCAACGCCATGTTCAGGGTCAAACTGGAGAACGACCACGTGGTGCTGGCCCATATCTCGGGCAAGATGCGCAAGTACTTCATCAAGATTCTCCCCGGCGACAAGGTGACGGTTGAACTTTCCCCCTACGACCTGAGCCGCGGCCGCATTACCTACCGGGCCAAGTAA
- a CDS encoding rhomboid family intramembrane serine protease, translated as MSREAPDIPEEGPWRLLEPEEVIADGTGQVRRIWSLVLASRDIPYRLIRREGMLVVLVPEERLADALHELRRFEEENRHWPPAPPVSRPPGGTVYSTLSVLLLLAAFHNLVRADYLIIQGRYPDWLQLGMAQADLIRDGEWWRLVTALTLHADLQHLLGNLVIGGLFVLLLCRETGSGLGWSLILAAGTLGNLANAWLQNADHRSVGGSTAVFGAVGILAAISAIRYRHHLRRRRLLPVAAALALLVLLGSEGEHTDLGAHLFGLLAGFLLGLPAGLLLIRHRRPGPVLHLLLALGSALLVAAAWWLALALPY; from the coding sequence GTGAGCAGGGAGGCTCCGGACATCCCGGAAGAAGGGCCGTGGCGCCTGCTGGAGCCGGAGGAGGTTATTGCCGACGGGACCGGTCAGGTGCGGCGGATCTGGTCCCTGGTGCTGGCCTCCCGCGACATCCCCTACCGTCTGATCCGCCGGGAAGGGATGCTGGTGGTGCTGGTGCCGGAGGAACGGCTGGCGGATGCGCTCCACGAACTGCGCCGCTTTGAAGAGGAAAACCGTCACTGGCCCCCTGCCCCGCCGGTTTCCCGCCCCCCGGGCGGTACCGTTTACTCCACCCTCTCGGTACTCCTGCTGCTGGCCGCCTTCCACAACCTGGTGCGGGCCGATTATCTGATCATCCAGGGACGCTACCCGGACTGGCTGCAGCTGGGCATGGCCCAGGCCGACCTGATCCGCGACGGCGAGTGGTGGCGGCTGGTGACCGCGTTAACCCTCCATGCCGATCTGCAGCACCTGCTGGGCAACTTGGTGATCGGCGGCCTGTTCGTGCTGCTGCTCTGCCGCGAGACGGGCTCCGGCCTGGGCTGGAGCCTGATCCTGGCCGCCGGAACCCTGGGTAACCTGGCCAACGCCTGGCTGCAGAACGCGGACCACCGCTCGGTGGGGGGCTCCACCGCCGTGTTCGGTGCCGTGGGCATCCTGGCGGCCATCAGTGCCATCCGCTACCGCCACCACCTGCGCCGGCGGCGACTACTGCCGGTGGCGGCGGCCCTGGCCCTGCTGGTGCTGCTGGGGAGCGAGGGGGAGCACACCGACCTGGGGGCCCACCTGTTCGGCCTGCTGGCCGGGTTCCTGCTGGGACTGCCCGCCGGCCTGCTGCTGATCCGCCACCGCCGCCCCGGTCCCGTGCTGCACCTGCTGCTGGCCCTGGGAAGCGCTCTCCTGGTGGCGGCGGCCTGGTGGCTGGCCCTCGCCCTTCCTTACTGA
- a CDS encoding DEAD/DEAH box helicase produces MPFQLFSFHPKVVAGVKAAGYATPTPIQAQAIPKIMAGHDLMGLAQTGTGKTAAFALPILHRLMQGPRKQVRALVIAPTRELAEQINDSIQELGSQTRLKSITVYGGVGVNPQVEKLKNGVEIVVACPGRLLDHINQGTIDLSSLELLVLDEADQMFDMGFLPDIRRILKHLPAQRQTLLFSATMPPEIRGLAREILRDPVTVQVDTVAPAATVTHALYPVAQHLKTPLLMQLLQHTDTGSVLIFTRTKHRAKRLGEQLEKAGYTAASLQGNLSQNRRQAAMDGFRSGAFQILVATDIAARGIDVSQVSHVINYDIPDTTEAYIHRIGRTGRAARNGDAFTLVTDEDTAMVRAIEKTLGSAIERRTVAGFDYNVQAPRKDEEFARPPRPPRPQPKAKKEVAGQGSGQPRSGQQPAKQGRPAGTRPSSPGAGRQQQRSRTPR; encoded by the coding sequence ATGCCGTTTCAGTTGTTCAGTTTTCATCCCAAGGTGGTAGCCGGCGTCAAGGCGGCCGGTTACGCCACCCCTACGCCGATCCAGGCCCAGGCGATTCCGAAGATCATGGCCGGCCATGACCTGATGGGGCTTGCCCAGACCGGCACCGGCAAGACCGCCGCCTTTGCCCTGCCGATCCTGCACCGGCTGATGCAGGGACCGCGCAAGCAGGTGCGCGCCCTGGTGATCGCCCCCACCCGGGAGCTGGCCGAGCAGATCAACGACAGTATCCAGGAGCTGGGAAGCCAGACGCGCCTGAAGAGCATCACCGTCTACGGCGGGGTAGGAGTAAATCCCCAGGTGGAGAAGCTCAAAAACGGGGTTGAAATCGTGGTGGCCTGTCCCGGCCGTCTGCTGGATCACATCAACCAGGGGACCATCGATCTCTCCAGCCTGGAGCTGCTGGTGCTGGACGAAGCGGACCAGATGTTCGACATGGGGTTTCTGCCCGATATCCGCCGCATTCTCAAGCACCTGCCGGCCCAGCGTCAGACCCTGCTCTTTTCCGCCACCATGCCGCCGGAGATCCGCGGCCTGGCCCGGGAAATCCTGCGGGACCCGGTGACGGTGCAGGTGGATACGGTGGCCCCGGCGGCCACGGTGACCCATGCCCTCTATCCGGTGGCCCAGCACCTGAAGACGCCGCTGCTGATGCAGCTCCTCCAGCATACCGACACCGGGTCGGTGCTGATTTTTACCCGCACCAAGCACCGTGCCAAGCGGCTGGGGGAGCAGCTTGAAAAAGCCGGCTACACGGCGGCCTCGCTGCAGGGGAACCTGTCCCAGAACCGCCGTCAGGCCGCCATGGACGGCTTCCGTAGCGGCGCCTTCCAGATCCTGGTGGCCACCGACATTGCGGCTCGGGGCATCGACGTTTCCCAGGTATCCCACGTGATCAACTATGATATTCCGGACACCACTGAAGCCTATATCCACCGGATCGGCCGCACCGGCCGTGCCGCCAGGAACGGTGATGCCTTCACCCTGGTGACCGACGAGGACACCGCCATGGTGCGGGCCATTGAAAAGACCCTGGGCAGCGCCATCGAGCGACGCACCGTGGCGGGGTTCGATTACAACGTGCAGGCCCCCCGCAAGGACGAGGAGTTTGCCCGTCCTCCCCGCCCGCCGCGGCCGCAGCCAAAGGCGAAGAAAGAGGTGGCAGGGCAGGGAAGCGGGCAACCCCGTTCCGGTCAGCAACCGGCAAAGCAGGGAAGACCGGCCGGCACGAGGCCGTCAAGCCCCGGCGCAGGTCGGCAGCAGCAGCGCTCCAGAACGCCCCGGTAG
- a CDS encoding mechanosensitive ion channel family protein, whose translation MTIKQLAALLLFLLTTAGTCRAAPAPKAAVAPAAPAAAPSQSVAEPVLLDGKPVLTITSGMLSFTPKERARTISERLDKLSRDRLLPVDRIAVVETETTSDIVLDDRILMNVTAADARGTGSTRQELARQYAETIRTAVTAYRSERSTQNLLVGTAQAMGITLLLVLLLVGIKRAVPRLESLIGSWKGRLIRSIRFQSIEFLHEDRIVALLLSGIRFVRLLLVLGLLYLYVPLVLSFFPMTEGMAARLFGYIETPVVKVWQGVTAYLPNIFFILVITVCTWYVIRFSRFLFHEVEKQTISLPGFYPDWAMPSFKIVRFLIIAFAVVVAFPYLPGSESPAFKGVSVFLGVLFSLGSSSAIANVVAGVILTYMRAFTVGDQVRIADTMGEVIEKTLLVTRIRTAKNVDITVPNSMVLGSHITNYSSSARLILHTTVTIGYDVPWRRVHELLQAAARSTDRILADPQPFVLQTALNDFSVSYELNVYTDAPSAMATIYSTLHANIQDRFNEAGVEIMSPHYSTLRDGNGTTIPADYLPADYQPPAIRVTTVTS comes from the coding sequence ATGACAATCAAACAGTTGGCCGCCCTGCTTCTGTTCCTGCTGACAACGGCAGGAACCTGCCGTGCGGCGCCTGCGCCCAAAGCGGCCGTCGCTCCGGCGGCACCGGCAGCCGCACCTTCGCAGTCGGTGGCGGAGCCGGTACTGCTTGACGGCAAACCGGTGCTGACCATTACCTCCGGCATGCTTTCCTTCACGCCCAAAGAACGGGCCCGCACCATCTCGGAGCGCCTTGACAAACTGAGCAGGGATCGGCTGCTGCCGGTGGACCGGATCGCGGTGGTGGAGACCGAAACCACCAGCGACATCGTACTGGATGACCGGATACTGATGAACGTGACCGCTGCCGATGCCAGGGGCACCGGCAGCACCCGCCAGGAACTGGCCCGGCAGTATGCCGAAACGATCAGAACGGCCGTGACGGCCTACCGCTCGGAACGAAGCACCCAAAACCTGCTGGTCGGCACGGCACAGGCCATGGGGATCACCTTACTTCTGGTTCTGCTGCTGGTGGGGATCAAGCGGGCGGTCCCGCGGCTCGAGTCCCTGATCGGCTCCTGGAAAGGCCGCCTGATCCGTTCGATCCGGTTTCAGTCCATCGAATTCCTGCATGAAGACCGGATCGTGGCTCTGCTGCTGTCCGGCATCCGCTTTGTCCGGCTGCTGCTGGTGCTGGGGCTTCTGTACCTCTACGTCCCGCTGGTCCTGAGTTTCTTCCCGATGACGGAGGGGATGGCAGCCCGCCTGTTCGGTTATATAGAAACGCCGGTGGTCAAGGTCTGGCAGGGGGTTACGGCCTATCTGCCCAATATCTTCTTCATCCTGGTGATCACGGTCTGCACCTGGTACGTGATCCGCTTCAGCAGGTTCCTGTTTCATGAAGTCGAGAAGCAGACCATCTCCCTGCCCGGCTTCTACCCCGACTGGGCCATGCCCAGCTTCAAAATTGTCCGTTTCCTGATCATCGCCTTTGCGGTGGTGGTGGCCTTCCCCTATCTGCCCGGCTCTGAATCGCCTGCTTTCAAGGGGGTATCGGTTTTTCTGGGAGTGTTGTTCTCGCTGGGTTCGTCATCGGCCATTGCCAACGTGGTGGCCGGGGTGATCCTGACCTACATGCGGGCCTTCACCGTGGGAGACCAAGTCAGGATCGCCGACACCATGGGCGAGGTGATCGAGAAGACCCTGCTGGTGACCCGTATCCGTACCGCCAAGAATGTCGATATCACGGTGCCCAACTCCATGGTGCTGGGCAGCCATATCACCAATTACAGTTCCTCTGCCCGCTTGATTCTGCACACCACGGTCACCATCGGCTATGATGTGCCCTGGCGCCGGGTCCACGAGCTGCTGCAGGCCGCGGCGCGCTCAACGGACCGGATACTGGCCGATCCCCAGCCGTTTGTCCTGCAGACGGCGCTGAACGACTTCTCGGTGAGCTATGAGCTGAACGTCTACACCGATGCCCCGTCGGCCATGGCGACGATTTACTCCACGCTGCATGCAAACATCCAGGACCGTTTCAACGAGGCCGGGGTGGAGATCATGTCGCCCCACTACAGCACCCTGCGGGACGGCAATGGGACCACCATACCGGCCGACTACCTGCCGGCCGACTATCAGCCGCCCGCCATCCGGGTGACTACCGTGACCTCGTGA
- a CDS encoding Tex family protein has translation MAADQQFPAAIVAIIVEEIGLTHAQVANTVALLQEGATVPFIARYRKEQTGELDEVQIRTIEDRLTYLNELEARRAAILASIAEQGKLTAELQARIAAVRQKTELEDLYLPYKPKRRTKATIARERGLEPLADIIVAQELTVGDPLQVAAPFVDPEREVPSPEAALEGAGHILAERLADDADARAMVRRLTWEQGIMTTRVAADKKEQVTKFEMYYDYREPLKDIPSHRMLAMRRGEKEEVLFLSLEAPQEEILAGLKHRLIRGKSIFGAFLEKVAEDAYKRLIAASIEGELRLQAKDRADEAAITVFARNLRNLLLAPPAGGKRVLGIDPGLRTGSKLAAVDETGRFLEHVTIYPHTGAGRVEQAARELLRLVETHGVAMVAIGNGTAGREMEQFARETLKNLNRQVGVVMVSEAGASVYSASEIAREEFPDLDLTVRGAISIARRLQDPLAELVKVDPKSIGVGQYQHDVNQTMLKKSLDDVVESCVNYVGVDLNTASWALLSYVAGVGPALGKAMVRHRDEQGLFGSRRELLKVPRFGAKAFEQSAGFLRIRGGSHPLDNSAVHPERYPLVERMAADLQVSLEELAQNPLLAERIDLNRYVGDGVGLPTLRDIVEELKKPGRDPRQQFATADFRDDVREIGDLAEGMILQGVVTNVTAFGAFVDIGVHQDGLVHVSHLASRFIKDPNDAVSVGQVVKVKVLSADPQRKRIALSIKEAEGGGGGKPARQKPEQPTTPARKPDLAAAMERAGFRVKRGQ, from the coding sequence ATGGCAGCAGACCAGCAGTTCCCGGCGGCAATCGTCGCCATCATCGTTGAAGAAATCGGCCTCACGCACGCCCAGGTAGCCAACACCGTCGCCCTGCTGCAGGAGGGAGCCACGGTGCCGTTCATCGCCCGCTACCGCAAGGAACAGACCGGTGAACTGGATGAAGTGCAGATCCGCACCATTGAAGACCGCCTGACCTACCTCAACGAGCTGGAGGCCCGGCGAGCAGCCATTCTTGCCTCCATTGCCGAACAGGGGAAACTGACCGCGGAGCTGCAGGCCCGTATCGCGGCGGTGCGCCAAAAGACCGAGCTTGAAGACCTCTACCTGCCCTACAAGCCCAAGCGCCGCACCAAGGCCACCATTGCCCGGGAGCGGGGTCTGGAGCCGCTGGCGGATATTATTGTGGCTCAGGAGTTGACCGTTGGTGATCCCCTGCAGGTTGCCGCCCCCTTTGTCGATCCGGAGCGGGAGGTGCCCAGCCCCGAAGCGGCCCTGGAGGGGGCCGGCCATATCCTGGCCGAACGGCTTGCCGACGATGCCGATGCCCGTGCCATGGTGCGGCGGCTCACCTGGGAACAGGGGATCATGACCACCAGGGTGGCTGCGGACAAGAAGGAGCAGGTCACCAAGTTCGAGATGTACTACGACTACCGGGAACCGCTGAAGGATATCCCCTCCCACCGGATGCTGGCCATGCGGCGGGGGGAGAAGGAGGAGGTGCTGTTCCTCTCCCTGGAGGCCCCCCAGGAGGAGATCCTGGCCGGGCTGAAGCATCGCCTGATCAGGGGCAAGAGTATTTTCGGCGCATTTCTGGAAAAGGTGGCCGAGGATGCCTACAAGCGGCTCATCGCCGCCTCCATTGAAGGGGAACTGCGCCTGCAGGCCAAGGACCGGGCCGACGAGGCGGCCATCACGGTCTTTGCCCGCAACCTGCGCAACCTGCTGCTGGCGCCGCCGGCAGGGGGCAAGCGGGTACTGGGGATCGATCCGGGGCTGCGCACCGGCTCCAAGCTGGCGGCGGTGGATGAAACCGGCCGCTTCCTGGAGCATGTCACCATCTACCCCCACACCGGCGCCGGACGGGTGGAACAGGCTGCCAGAGAGCTGCTGCGGCTGGTGGAAACCCACGGCGTGGCCATGGTGGCCATCGGCAACGGCACCGCCGGCCGGGAGATGGAGCAGTTTGCCCGCGAAACCCTGAAGAACCTGAACCGGCAGGTGGGGGTGGTGATGGTCAGCGAGGCCGGGGCCAGCGTCTATTCCGCCTCGGAGATCGCCCGGGAGGAGTTTCCCGACCTGGACCTGACCGTGCGGGGGGCCATCTCCATTGCCCGCCGTTTGCAGGACCCCCTGGCGGAACTGGTGAAGGTGGACCCCAAGAGCATCGGGGTGGGGCAGTACCAGCACGACGTCAACCAGACCATGCTCAAAAAGAGTCTGGACGATGTGGTGGAGTCCTGCGTGAACTACGTGGGAGTGGATCTGAACACCGCCTCCTGGGCACTGCTTTCCTACGTGGCCGGGGTGGGACCGGCCCTGGGCAAGGCCATGGTCCGTCATCGCGACGAGCAGGGCCTGTTCGGCTCCCGCAGGGAGCTGCTCAAGGTCCCCCGCTTCGGGGCAAAGGCGTTCGAGCAGTCGGCCGGCTTCCTGCGCATTCGGGGAGGGAGTCATCCCCTGGACAACAGCGCCGTGCACCCGGAGCGCTACCCCCTGGTGGAGCGGATGGCGGCCGACCTTCAGGTGTCGCTTGAAGAACTGGCGCAGAACCCCTTGCTGGCCGAGCGGATCGACCTGAATCGCTATGTCGGTGACGGGGTGGGGCTGCCCACCCTGCGGGACATTGTGGAGGAATTGAAGAAACCGGGGCGGGACCCCCGTCAACAGTTCGCCACCGCCGATTTCCGGGACGATGTCCGGGAGATCGGTGACCTTGCGGAGGGGATGATCCTGCAGGGGGTGGTGACCAACGTCACCGCCTTCGGCGCCTTTGTGGATATCGGGGTCCACCAGGACGGGCTGGTGCATGTCAGCCACCTGGCCAGCCGCTTCATCAAGGACCCCAACGATGCCGTGTCGGTGGGACAGGTGGTCAAGGTCAAGGTACTGTCCGCCGACCCGCAGCGCAAGCGGATCGCCCTCTCCATCAAGGAGGCCGAGGGGGGAGGCGGTGGCAAACCGGCCCGGCAAAAGCCGGAACAGCCGACGACACCGGCGCGGAAGCCGGATCTGGCTGCGGCCATGGAACGGGCGGGTTTCCGGGTGAAGCGCGGTCAGTAA